The DNA sequence CTGTGCGCCACCGGCTTGGTGAAAGCCACCGCCCTGAAAGGTCCGCTGTCGCTGGACGTTCAGGAGCAGGTGATGGATCCGGTAAAAGCGGGCCTGGAGCTGATCAAGAAAGACCAACTGGAGAAGGCCATTGAGGCATTCTCCGACATCCTGCAGAAGGATCCTGATTCGCCGCTGGCCCATCTCTATCTGGCCGAGGCCTATTTCAAGACCGAATCCTTCGACGAGGCCATCATGGAATACAAGCTGGCCAGTCAGGGGCGGGACGACAATCCGGAGATCAATTACTGCCTGGGATTTGCCTATGCCAAGATCGGGCGGCTGGAGCTGGCGGTGGAGAGATGGGAGAGGTTTCTGTCATTTTCGCATGAGGATAAAAGGGCCGGGAAGATCCGGGAGCTGGTGGACCTGGCGGTGAAATGGGCCGAGGGCCTGGAGGAGAAAGCCGCTATCGCCGACGGACGGCAGACCATGGCCGGCTTCGATAAACCGGCGGAGCCCGCCCCGGAACTGAGCCCCGAGGTGAAAGCCTGGCTGGAGAGGATGAAAAAACTGAAGGAAAGAAGGTTGCCGATAGCCGGGGAATAGGCATTGCTATCGGTAATGGTAAAATTGAAGATCCGTAAAAATAATATAAAAGGGGTAAGAACATGGATGCTTTGATAAAGTTGATAGGCGGCAATATCAAAAAAATACGCAAGGCCCAGGGGCTCACCCAGGAGAAATTGGGGAAGAAGGCCGGTTACGATTACCGCTATATCGGTTTTTTGGAGCAATCCCGGGTGAATCCCACCGTAAGGACCTTGGAGAAAGTGGCTGCCGCGCTCAATTTTTCGTTGCGCGATCTGTTTCCTAAAAATTCGGAGATGGAAAGCGGTAAAAAGGGCGCACCGCCCAAGGCCACCGAGCGGGAAATAATAATGGCTCACATAATGAAGGATTTGAACAAAGCGGATGAAAAAACGCTTGGGAGCATCAACCGGATAATAAAGATCACTGTGAGTAAGAAAAAGTAAAGTGCTTTTAAGCGGAGATTTTTATGAAGCTTGATATCATTTGGGAAAAACCAGTTTACTTAAGGCATGTTACAAACGAAAGTTTGATATATACGCTTAATTTAGATAAATTGCCGGATAAGCCGGGCATTTATATATTTGCCCGACATTGGGGCAAGTCATATGAGGCCTTATACGTCGGTAAAACAAATAATTTACAAGGTCGTATCCATGGGCATCTGAATAATTTAAAATTGATGAGGCATCTTGAAAATGCAAAAAACGGCAAGCGAGTTATAATAATTGGTCAACCGAATTTGCGCCCGGGACAGAAATTGAAAAATGTATTGATTACGCTTGAACGTGCGTTTATCCGTCACTTTTTAGCAGAGGGCCACGACTTAGTAAACCAACAAGGTGTAAGGATAAGAAGGCACGAAATAAATTCTGAAGGTGTAATTAGAAAATCTTTTATACCAACGATGATGTATTTGGAAAAAGGCAAAGGTGAATAATCAAAGAAAGTTTTTAAATAACGCTTTACCATTAAACAGGGACATCTTGTAAAATAATTGTTGTAAGATTTAATGAGCATGAAAAAATATACGGTGAAATATGTCATCAGATATGTCTTCGGACAGCGTTAAAAATTTCTCGGATCAGGTGGTCGACGATCCCTCGTCGCTGCTGTTCGGCTCCCTGGCCGATTTCTATCGCGAGAACGGCCTGTATCAGGAGGCCATCAACATCTGCCTGACCGGACTGGAATCGCATCCCGATAATATCGAGGGCCGGTTGGTGCTGGCCCAGTGCTACAAGGGGATAAACGATACCGAGAAGGCCCGGACCGAGCTGACCAAGATCCTTTCGGTCCGGCCGGAGAATTCCCTGGCCAAAAAGGTTCTGGCAGAGCTGGACAAACCCGGCGAATCCGAACCCCCGGAGACCGCGGTTACCCGGACGGAGGAAGCCCCGATCCCACCCGAAAAGATCGAGATAGAAATTCCCGTGATAGAGGAGCCGAGGGCTCCGGAAAACATTTCGGAAGCGGCCAACCCTGCGGAGCCGGCCCTGGCCGATCCGGCCGATTTTCACAAGGGAGCCCAGGCTATGATGGCCCTGGCCGCCGAGGCGACCGAAAAACCCAAGATGGAATTCGTGCCGCCGGAACCTGCTGTCGAGATCGGTCCTGAAGAGACTTCGGTTGAGGCGGCTCCGGATAAAACTGCTAAGCCGCCGGCTGAGGCCGATCCCAAAACCATGAACGCTTACGGGCGGATCCTCAACGAGATAATCCAGACCCCCCAGGTCTTTGCCAGCCTGCTGGTGGACGAGTCCGGCTATCCGGTGGCCAGCGCCTTCGCTCCGCAGTCCGCCGGGGTCGACGAGGAATCCTCAGGGGCCCTGTCATCGCTGGTGTTCTCCACCGCCACACAGGTCATGCAGAAGGTAAAACTGGGCGAGCTGGAACGGGTGGTGATAGACACCAGGAACGAAAAGATATTCCTCAACCGGGTGGGCGGACAGGTGCTGATGGTGACCGCCGAGAGCTCGGCCAAGACCGGCTTGGTGGCGGTGAATGTCAAGCGGGCCATCGAGCGGATAAAGAATTTATAAGGAGAGACCCCTGAAAAAACGATTATGGGGTCAGTGCACAGTATTAAGCATTATGCTTAGTATACCTTTTACGGCCTTTGGGCAAAAGGTAAACACACTAAGCAATGGGCAATTGTTATGTCAGCAGTATGCCCAAGCCGATACAACACGGGCCAGCGTGGATGATACAAGTATTGTTTTAAATAAAGAAAGTGCATGCTTCTTTAACAAAGGGGGTGTAAAAACTTCTTCTGTAATTAAAACCACAATCAGCAGTGCTTTATGGGGTACTTGCGGCTTATTGGTCGGCTATGGTATAGCATCAATACCATTCAGTTCAGGAGCGGCGGATGGTGGTATTAGTGGTTCTCCATCCTTAATGGGGATTTTAATTGGTGGCACTCCAGGGGCTATAGTCGGCATTAGTGCCGGTTCATATTTTTCTGGCAGGAAATACAGGAAAGGTAAATATATGACCGCTTTGGCAGGTACTATATTGCCTGCATTAACAGTAGCTGGTGTAACCGCATTATTTTCAGATAAAAATAAATATGATATGGATGCAACCTTGATTACTTTTGCACTGTCTCCCGTAACATCAACAGCTGCATATTATATTTTGTCAGAACCAAAAAATTGAAACAGACTTTGATCATAAAATGAAAAACATACTCAACCAGATAAACGATATCCCCGGGGTCAGGGGCAGCCTGGTGATAGACAAGGAGGGGCTGGTGATAGCCTCCAACATCATGTCCGGCCTGGAGGAGCGGACCATCAGCGCCATGGTGGCCTCCATCTTCAACCAGGTGGTCAAATCGCTGGCCCAGGGCAAGGAAGAGCAGATCTACGGGGTGCAGCTCCTGGCCAGCGAGGGCAATATCATCTTCCTGTGCGCCCAGCACTGCATCCTGATCGTGATCACCGAGGCCGGGGCCAATATCGGCCTGGTGTCCATAAAAATGAAAGCCAGCCTGGAACACTTGATGGATATGCTATGACCAACATTCAGTACGTCCTGTCGGAGGAGATCAACCAAGCGGTGGAGGTCTCCATGGGCCGCTACATCAAGGACAGCCGGGCCAGCTGCGCCCTGTTGCTGTCCAAGAGCGGCCATCTGATAAGCCTGGCCGGGTTCACCTCCAATTTTAACGTCCAGTCCATCGCCGCCCTGATCGGCGGGATCTTCACCTCCACCCAGGCCCTGGCCAAAATAGTGGCCGAGGAAAAGTTCAAGGTAATGTTCCAGGAGGGCAAGACCTGGAACGTGTATTTCTGCCTGATAGCCGACCAGTTCATCCTGGCCACCATATTCGATAAATCCACCGTGGTGGGCATGATCCGGCACGCCGCCGGCGAGGCCGAGCGGGAGCTGTCCCCGGTGCTGGCCAGGGCCGTCGTGTCCGATACCGACCAGGCGGCCAGGGATCTTTCGGAAAATATGGGGAGGGAGCCTTCAGCCGCCCCGGGCGAGCCCGGTTCCCAGGAGGAGGCTCTGCCAGATTTCAACCAGGCGGTGGAGGATGCCCTATCCAAGCTGTTCTCATAGTCCGGGATTGCTAACCGCGGAGACGCGGAAAACGAAGAAACTAGGGGAACCAACCGCTCAAGGCGCCAAACCTGGGAAAACACCGGAAGAAACTTGTCCCGATCTTTACCGTGATCATCATTCTAAAATAAACAAGAAATATTATTCATCCTAAATGTCGTTAATAAACTATTCATCAAAAGAGATCACCTGTAAGATCGTCTATTACGGTCCGGGGCGCTGCGGTAAGACCACCAACCTGCAGTACATCTACAGCAAGATCCCGGACGTCAAGCGCAGTTCCATGGTCAGCCTGGCCACCGAGAAGGACCGGACATTGTTCTTCGACTTTCTGCCGCTGGAGCTGGGGGACATCGCCGGGTACAAGACCAGGGTCCAGCTGTACACCGTTCCCGGTCAGGTGTTCTACAATTCCACCCGGAAGCTGGTGCTGCAGGGGGCCGACGGGATAGTGTTCGTGGCCGACTCCCAGGTGGACCTGTGGCAGGAGAACATGGAAAGCCTGGCCAACCTGCGGGACAACCTGGGCATACTGGGAATGGACATCAATAAAGTGCCCATGGTCATGCAGTACAATAAAAGGGATATGCCCAACATAGTTCCGGTGCCCGAAATGGACCACGCCCTGAACTTAAGGAAGGTTCCCCATTACGAAGCGGTGGCCACCACCGGCGCCGGGGTGTTTGACACCCTCAAGGCCGTCTCCGCCCTGGTGCTGCAGTCGCTCAGCGCCAAATACCGAAGATAAATAAGGAAACCGAATGACCGAAGGGACGCCCCACATATTAAAGAGCGTTTATCAGTTCGATAATTTCATTACCGGACCCAGCAACCGGCTGGCCTTTGCCGCCGCCCGCAAAGTGGCCGAGGATCCCGGCAACGTATATAATCCTCTGCTGATCTACGGCGGGGTGGGGCTGGGCAAGACCCATCTGATGCAGGCCATCGGCAATGCGGTGGCCCTGGCTCAACCAGACTGGAACCTGGTTTTCCTTAACGGCAGCCAAATGTCGCTGGAGGACCTGGTCGCTGCCGAGAAATCGGACCTGTTGCTTTTTGACGATCTTCATCTGGGGCTGGCGGACAGGAAGATGCAGATCCGCCTGCTTCCCCTGTTCGACCGGATGGTGGGCTCCGGCCGCCAGATAATCGCCACCACCGATATCACGCCCCAGAAGATAGAGAGCATTGATGAGAAACTTCTCTCCCGCCTGCTGGGCGGGCTGATCATCGGGCTGAAAGAAGTGGACGTCAACGAGAAGAGCCTGATCATCTCCCGCAAGAGTCGCGACCGGGGCGCAGTTCTGTCGGACGAGATCGCCCTGATCATAGCTTCCCGGGTTCCCTCCAACATCAGGGAGCTGGAGGGGGCCCTCAACAAGGTGCTGTTGTATGCCTCGTTGTCCGAAGGGCCGCTGACCAAGGCGGTGGTGGACGAGGCCCTGCCTCCACTGCAATCCCCTCCGGCCCAGGCGGAACCCGATTCCTTGGTTCTGCCCCAGCCGCCTGCCGGTGATAACCCGGTCGGCGAGTTCGGCGATTTCATATCCGGACTGGATCACAAGGTCACCGCCCTGATCGACGAGCAGCAGGGCGCCGACCAGCTGCGCCAGGGATACAAGGAGAGGCTGTTCATCTGGAAAATGAAGGGTTTCAATACCTTCAATATCGAGAAGATATTGGAGCAGGACATATCCATCGTTACCGAAGCTTACCAAGAGTATACCAGCAACATCGAGAAGCTGATCAATCTGCAGCAGGAATTCGGTCCGCTGTCGGCAAAAGCCACCCCGGAGCAGATGGAGAAGATCGAAAACCTGATGTTCGATCCCGACAAGGCCGACGATCTGGAGATGGCGATAAGATCGCTGTCCCAGAAATTAAGCTCCCCAACGACTGCTCCGGAGGCTGCTCCATCCGCTAAAAAACCGGAGCCGCGCCCCGAAGCCGTCCTGCCCCAGCCTCTGCCGGCTTTGCCGGCCGGGGAGAAGCCGGCCCTTACCAAGGTCGCCTCTCTCAGCCAGGAGGATGAAGGCGAGAAGGGAAAGGCGGAGCCGGTCCCGGCCCATCTGGGGATCATTGAAGAGACCTGGCCGTTCCTGGTGGAGCGGCTGATGGAAGATATTTAGCAAATGAATACTGCAATCTATACAAAGCGTCGTAAGCTATGGCGATAAAAGGATCATTCAAAGAAGTAAGCCTGCCCGACGTCCTGCAGCTACTGGCGGTGGGGCGCAAGACCGGCTGCCTGAAAGTCACCGACGGCAGCAATTTTGGCAGCGTCTTTTTCAATGAGGGCAAGATCTGTTTTGCCAACCTGCTGAACCGGCCGGACCGTCTGGGCGACAGGCTTTTTTCCCGGGGCCTGATAACCTCCCGGAACCTGCAAGATGCTTTGGATCTGCAGCAGCAGGAGGGCGGAACCCGGCGGCTGGGCGGTATTCTGCTGGAGATGGGCCTGATCAAACAGCCGGACATCGAGGCCGACATCTCGGGCCAGATCGAGGACACCATCTTCTACCTGCTGCGGTGGATTGACGGGGAGTTTTTCTTCGAGCCGGATTCCCTGCCCGAGGGGGAGACTATCCTGGTCTCCCTGGACGCCATAAACCTGCTGCTGGAGGAGGCTAGGCGGGTCGACGAATGGCGGACCCTGGAGAAGAAACTGCCCACCCCCCAGACCGTGCTGGAGCGGGTGATGATGGACCTGGCCAAACAGGAGGAGCTGAATCTCAACAGCGAGGAGAAGCAGGTACTGTCGTTGATCGACGGATACCGCTCGCTGGCCGAGATCATGGAAACATCGGCCCTGGGCGAGTTCCTGACCTCCAAGATAGTCTACGGGCTTCTGCTGGCCGGTCTGGCCAAGCGGGGATCCGAGAAAAGCAAGCAGGCCGCCTCCTGGAATCTTAATATCATCGACGACCACGGCAACCTGGGAATGGCCTTCTACCGTACCCAGATGTACGACGAGGCCACCAGGGAATACCGCCGGATCATCGAGATCAGGCCGGACCATTACGAGGCCCGGTTCTACCTGGGGCTGATCCATTTCCGGAAAGCGGAGTACGCCGAAGCGGCCACCGAATTCCTGGAGGCCATAGCGGTGGAGCCTAAAAAAGCTGCGGCCTATAACAACCTGGGTTTGAGCCTGGAAATGATGGGTGAGCGGGAGGATGCCGCCAGGCAGTACCGCAAGGCCGTCGAGCTTTCGCCCGAGAAGGCGATGCCCCGGATCAACCTGGCCTGCCTGTTCTGCGGGGACGATGAAAACGATTCCGCCCAGGAACAGCTGAACCGGATCGATCCGGCAACCGACAAGCCCCTGTTGGCAACTTTCCTGGCGGGGTTGATAGCCCTGAGGAACCACGACCCCGAACAGGCGTACAAGCTGTGGAGTTCCATAGAAAACAGCAATAAACCCAATCACGTCCTGCAGAACAATCTGGGCGCCCTGATGCAGGCCAAGGGGCAGGACGAGGAGGCCGAGAGGTACTACAACGCGGCGCTTAAGGCCCGGTCCGATGACCGGAAGATACTGCGCAATCTGCTGGAGCTGTATTATAAGAACGGCATGATAGCGCAATCCATCGAAACGCTCAGCCGGATGGCCGAGCTTGACATGTTGGATCCCCAGGATATGGCCCGGCTGGGAAACCTTTATCTTAAACAGGGCCAGAAGGACCTGGCGGGGAAATGGTGGAGGAAGACCCTGGAGGCGGATCCCGATAACCAGATGGTAAAGCGAAACCTGGCCCTGATGGATAAGAATGCTTTCGCCAAGTAATATAACCGATCCGGAGCTGCTGGCTCTGGCCAATAAAATACTGGCCGACAGCGGGTTCGATATCCGGCAGTACAAGGAACGGCCTCTCAAAAGAAGGCTGGCGGTCAGGATGAGGTCCTGCCAGGTGAGCAGCTATGAGGAATATCAGCAGAAACTGAAGGATGATCCCGGCGAATACACCAAACTGCTGGATACCCTGACCATCAACGTAACCAAATTCTATCGCAATGCCGAGACCTATCTGACGGTCTTTGACAGGGTCCTGCCGATAATCCTGGAGGAGAGCAAAAATTGCCCGGTCCAGATATGGAGCGCGGGATGTTCCTCCGGCGAGGAGCCCTATTCGCTGGCCATCATGTGGCGCGAATTCTCCCAGGCCCGGGGGCTGGTAAAGGATTGTAACATCTACGCCACGGACATCGACCTCCAGATACTGGGAAAGGCTAAGGCCGGGATCTATCCCCGATCCAGCATGGATGAGATCCCCCAGAATCTGATCGGAAAATATTTCGAGGCCCGGGACGACAAGTATCATATCTCCTCCCAGATAAAGGATATGGTGCAGTTTGAAAAACTGGATCTATTCTCCCGGTATCCCTACAGCGAGTTGGACCTGATATTCTGCCGCAACGTGCTGATATATTTTTCCCGGCAGACCCAGGAGGATATCTTCTATAAGTTCGCCAAGGCCCTCCGGGCCGACGGTTTTCTGGTGCTGGGCAAGGTGGAGAACATGTTCGGGCAGATGAAGGACACCTTCGTCTCGTTCGATATCAAGGAAAGAATATACCGGGCCGTAAAATAATTTTCTTACTTACTAATAGGTGCGGATAATAGTAGACATATCATTATCAGCGATAAATGTTTGATAGAGTGTTTGTGTCATTCCCGCCCCGCATCATGTGCGGGATAAACTCCGGCGGGAATCCATAGGTAACCTCTGGATACCTGCTTTCGCAGGTATGACATCATGAACCAATGTAATACGTTAGTTAAAAGAAATGTTCACTAATATGTGCTCCGAGTAATATGAAAAGGGGTGAAGTTTGTCCGACCAGCTGATAGTAAAAATCGCCGATTACAAGGTAGCCAAGAGCCCGGCGATAATAACCACTCACGGCCTGGGCTCCTGCCTGGCCATCACCATCTACGATCCCCAGATGAAGATAGGCGGCCTGGCCCATGTGATGCTTCCCGATCCCGATCTGGCCCGCAACCAGAGCAATCCGGCCAAGTTCGTTACCACCGCCCTCAAGGAGCTGATCCTGGCCCTGGAGGGGATGGGCTGCTCAAGGATACGAATGGTCAGCAAGCTGGTGGGCGGGGCCAATATGTTCTCCAAACTGCTCAACTCGGGGAAGACCAGCTACAGCAACATCGGGCAGAGGAATACCCTGCAGGCCAAGCAGGAGCTGAACAATTACGGGATCCCCATCGTGGCCGAGGACACCGGGGCCGACTACGGCCGGTCGGTGGAGTTTCTGACCTCATCGGGCACGGTGGTGGTGCATTCCTTCCGGGCCGGGCTAAAGGAGCTGTAAAAAATGAGAAGAGTAATATTTCTCATAAATCTGGTAACACTGACCTATGGCCTAAGCCCCGCCCAAACCACCTATAACCTTGAGATCATCTTCCAGCGGGGCACGCCGGACACCAGCGTATCATCTTGGGGCGCGGCCATAGCCGGACTGGGCGATGTTAACGGGGATGGCTATGATGACGCAGGCATTGTTGGTTACAGCAGCACATTGGGGGCAAGGGTGTATTTATTCGGCGGGAGTCCGGCATTTGATACTATCCCTGAATGGATAACCGGCGATGCGACGGCCGGACCCGGCACCGGTTTGGCTTTATGCGGCGGGGATATAAACGGCGACGGATGCAGCGACGTGATACTTGAGGCAGCCGGAAAAGTATATGTTTATTATGGAAAGGTAGGCTGGCCAAACACTGCTTACGATCTGCGCTTTTTAGGGCGGCTCTACGAAGGCGCTACCAGTCTTGCCACCGGCGACCTTAACGGGGACGACACCACCGACCTTATTGTAGGTGATTTTTGGAATATGTCAGGCAACGGTCATGTAAACATATACCTTGGCTCTGCGGTTTTTGATACCATACCGTGGTTAGTGATAAGGGGGAAGGATTTGGAACAATTTGGATCAAGCTTGGACGCAGGTGGCGATGTCAATGGCGACGGCATACAAGATCTATTAGTAGGCGCTGCAACAAACAATGTAGACAGCCGGGGGCGGATATATCTGTTTCATGGCGGCCCGGCAATGGATACCATCCCCGATTGGTGGAAAGATGGCGAAGGCTCACAGCAATATTGGGGGGAATTCGCCGGCAGTATAGCAAATGACACTAATGGGAATGGACGATTATGGTTTGGCAGCTACTACTATCCCGGTGGTTATTTATCAACGCTCCATAATGGGAAAGGGATACTTTTCTACGGAGGGTTGGGCATGGATACAATAGCCGATATGACGGTTGTGGGTGCGGATACATTTAGCGGGCTGGGCAGCATGTTCGCTTCAAGTAAAATAGATTCTGGGTTGAGGAGCGATTTAATTTGTGGCTCAAGCGAAATAGGGTGGGGAAAAGGATTGGCTTGGACAAGCAAGTTGATTCAGGATACAGTTGTCAGCGGATGGATGAAAGGCAGGTGGTACGGTGATAAACTTGGGGTAAAAGTTGTCAACGCCGGAGACGTGAACAATGACGGCAGGGAAGAAGTAATGTTTGGCAGCAATGCCGATACAAATAGGCTGGTGGTTATATGTAAATACACGGGGCCGGAGGGGGTTACCGGCGAGCCGGAATTCAAAATTCAGAATTCAGAATTCAAAATTTATCAGAACGCACCCAATCCATTCAGCCATCAAACGACTATCAAATATCAAATTGCAAAATCGGGTCAGGTAAATCTTTCGGTTTATAATATTACAGGGCAATTGGTGAAAACACTTATCAACGACAACTCTGTCCCTCTCCGCATCGGGGAGGGTAGGGAGGGGTCAATAACCTGGAACGGCAGGGATAACAACAACAATGCGGTTTCCAATGGAGTATATATCTACAGACTTCGCATAAACGACAAGAGTAAGATAAAGAAGATGACTTTGATCAGGTAAAATGGCTGTAAATCAAATAAATAAAGAAAGGACCCAAACAATGAAAAAGCTGACAATAATATTGGGGTTGTTATTTCTTGTAGGCACAGCATTAGCCGAGCCCATCTGGGTGAAGGATGGAACCAATTTCGGGGGCACATTCCGGGATGTCCATATGCTTGACGACAGCACCGGCTGGGCGGTGGGCGATGCGGGCAAGGTATACCAAAGAAGCGGCAAACTGTATCCCACCTCTACCGAGCAGGTATGGTTTACAAAGACTATACCAGCGTTGGATCCACAGGTAAATTGGGACTTTAAGGGGGTGTGCTTTGCCAATGCCGATAACGGCTGGATAGTGGGGTATAAGAATGGAGACCCGGGGAAATACAAGGGTGTTATTTTAAGAACTACAGATGGTGGCGGTAGCTGGTCAAAAACCACATCCGACTCAATACAAGGTTTGCGATATACCCCCAATGCCCTGACGCCGTTTTTGAAGGTGAAGGTTAATCTGTATGGAAGTGATTATCTTGGGTACATCAGTTGCGGTAATGGGTATATTCTTAAATGGAATCCAATAACAGAACAATGGGCGCCCACGCGTCCTTCAACAGGCACCTCCGATTCGCTTACCATATGGTATAACAGCCTGTGGATGAACGAATCGGACCCTAATTCACTCTGGGTTGCCGGCGACCAGAGCTGTTCGTTCTTACAGTCCGGCGACGGGGGCGCAAGTTGGTCTGATCGTAATTCCGGGGTTTTCAGCCAAAGCTACGACTGGCCGCCTAGCACCAACACTCCGCTGGGGACTACGGTGGCAAACCTGTCAATGGCCGGTAGCGGTGGCGGCATCTATACCGGCATGGGTGGTGGCCTGGCCGGTTATTATAGCGGGGTGTGGAGTTTATTGCCGCCTTTGGGCGAAGACAACTGGAACTATGGCATGACAGTAGGGCCCAGCAATGAAATTTTCACCTGCGGCAATACATACCGTAACGTAGGCGCTTTGCGTAAAATACAAAACGATACTGTTATATTTGAAAAGGTTTCTGCATCACTCACCTCTCTTTCACTGAAGTCTTTGGATTTTCCGCCAAATTCTGATCATGGTCGCGCAGTGGGGGCAAACCAAATTTTACACAGATACGAACCCGCGATAGTAACGGGTATAAATTCCTACAGAACTGGCACTAATGGCGATACCATTTGTGTGACTTGGACAACCACAAAAGAAAACAACATCAGTAAATGGGAGGTATGTACATCAGGATTAATTGCACAAGATATAGGTAGGCCTACAAGTGTTGATCTTGAGTCACACCCTGCTGGTTATACATACACTTTGGGCTTCCATAGTTGGCATGTTCTAGTTGATTCTTTGGTGCGTGTATTTTATATTACTGTACGAGCCACCTGCAAAGACGGGACTGTTTTAAATTTTGGTCCGATACTTGCGACAGAGAGATTCGGTTCCACAAGTCTTGAACCAGTTGTGATTGATAATGTTGTGGATGTATCAATTGTGACACGACCACAATTAAAAATAAAATGGTATCCAGCGACAACAGAAGCTTCTATTCTGCGCTCTTTGACGCCTGATGGACCCTGGGTGCCTTGTGGACGCGCTGTGGGTATTGCTTGTACAACATATGTAGATACAACAGTGCCATTATTTGATAAGCCCATTTTTTATATTGTGCAAAGAAATAGTAGTGATGGCAATACTTCCTGCCCAAGCAATGTTATGTCCGGTATAGCCAAAGACAATCTTGCTCCTGACACACTTGCCGCGCCAACCGGGGGTTTCAACATAGGCGACAGCATATTTACCCTTAATTGGAATAAATCCATCGCTGCCGATTTCGGCGGCTACTGGGTATGTCCGGAACCGGTGGGCGTGTTTGGTGCAAAGCTCAGCGGCATAGACCCCGGCAGTTACGAGCCGGATGCCTACTATGTTTCCCACTCCTCGCCCATAGAACGCAACCAGTGGAAATGGCGGGTGCCGGATAATTTGGTTGGTGAGCAACTTATATTCTCGGTAACTGCAATGGATCGTTCGGGCAACATTGCCCCCTGGAGCGGCCAGGTGACCATCAATACCAAAGCTCTTACCAATTCAAATACCGCACTATCAACCGCATATAATAACGGCAAGCACCTGCTTTACGACAGTAAGGGTTATTTGAATTTGGTTTACTCCTCCGGCGATTCGGTTATATATCAGCAAAGCTGGGACGACGGCCTGACCTGGACGCCTTCTTCGGGCTTTGCCTCGGGTGGTACTAAGCCGGTGCCGGTTGTCGGTTATTACGGAACAGACACCACCATGACCTGGAAGGCCGAAACACCAGGTGCAGGATGGGTTCTTAAATCCGCCAAGAGAGTGAACAA is a window from the Candidatus Edwardsbacteria bacterium genome containing:
- a CDS encoding FG-GAP repeat protein; amino-acid sequence: MRRVIFLINLVTLTYGLSPAQTTYNLEIIFQRGTPDTSVSSWGAAIAGLGDVNGDGYDDAGIVGYSSTLGARVYLFGGSPAFDTIPEWITGDATAGPGTGLALCGGDINGDGCSDVILEAAGKVYVYYGKVGWPNTAYDLRFLGRLYEGATSLATGDLNGDDTTDLIVGDFWNMSGNGHVNIYLGSAVFDTIPWLVIRGKDLEQFGSSLDAGGDVNGDGIQDLLVGAATNNVDSRGRIYLFHGGPAMDTIPDWWKDGEGSQQYWGEFAGSIANDTNGNGRLWFGSYYYPGGYLSTLHNGKGILFYGGLGMDTIADMTVVGADTFSGLGSMFASSKIDSGLRSDLICGSSEIGWGKGLAWTSKLIQDTVVSGWMKGRWYGDKLGVKVVNAGDVNNDGREEVMFGSNADTNRLVVICKYTGPEGVTGEPEFKIQNSEFKIYQNAPNPFSHQTTIKYQIAKSGQVNLSVYNITGQLVKTLINDNSVPLRIGEGREGSITWNGRDNNNNAVSNGVYIYRLRINDKSKIKKMTLIR